In Henningerozyma blattae CBS 6284 chromosome 6, complete genome, the following are encoded in one genomic region:
- the PRS5 gene encoding ribose phosphate diphosphokinase subunit PRS5 (similar to Saccharomyces cerevisiae PRS5 (YOL061W); ancestral locus Anc_3.166), with protein MGDIVVFGGSSHPELVNMICENLGVPSSRVDLSKFSNGETNVQIGESVREKDVYLIQSGCGHVNDNFMELLIMISACKSASASRITAVMPYFCYSRQPDIPFTSKGAPLITKANKNSNIEGDILSPAPSALMTQRPGSMSPFKVADEEVRTSTNQTLKKSVSASRIPIVSSKKDPKGTEANEAFNAQNAGYKLWVAQSGTLIANLLTAAGADHVITMDLHDPQFPGFFNIPVDNLYCRPLVQNYIQHHIPDYKDAVIVSPDAGGAKRATAIADSLELSFALIHKERRSQLLKGPPDATLTSGGGLNVSTTPLISNLNSTEITNSPSKYIQTTMLVGDVRNKVCIIVDDLVDTSYTVTRAAKLLKDQGASKVYAIVTHGIFSGDALARIAQSEIDQFVISNTVPQDETISALGKDKVGIMDVSRVIGEAIRRIHNGESISMLFEHGW; from the coding sequence ATGGGTGATATTGTTGTTTTTGGTGGGTCATCCCATCCAGAATTGGTCAATATGATATGTGAAAACCTTGGGGTTCCTTCTTCTAGAGTTGACCTAAGTAAGTTCTCTAACGGTGAAACAAACGTTCAAATTGGTGAATCTGTTCGTGAAAAAGATGTCTACCTTATTCAAAGTGGTTGTGGTCATGTTAACGATAATTTTATGGAACTTTTAATCATGATTAGTGCCTGTAAATCAGCTTCAGCCTCTCGTATTACTGCGGTCATGCCTTATTTCTGTTATTCAAGACAGCCAGATATCCCATTCACTTCTAAAGGTGCCCCATTAATTACTAAagctaataaaaattctaatattgaGGGTGATATTCTTTCTCCAGCTCCTTCTGCTTTAATGACACAACGACCAGGTTCAATGAGTCCATTTAAAGTTGCAGATGAAGAAGTACGAACCAGTACCAATCaaactttgaaaaaatcagTTTCTGCTTCTCGTATTCCAATTGTTAGCAGTAAAAAAGATCCAAAAGGTACTGAGGCTAATGAAGCGTTTAACGCACAAAACGCTGGTTATAAATTATGGGTTGCCCAATCTGGTACTTTAATTGCTAATTTATTAACAGCTGCTGGTGCAGATCATGTTATTACTATGGATTTGCATGATCCACAATTTCCAggttttttcaatatccCTGTTGATAATTTGTATTGTAGGCCGTTagttcaaaattatattcaacATCATATACCAGATTATAAAGATGCTGTTATTGTTTCTCCAGATGCAGGTGGTGCTAAGAGAGCTACTGCTATTGCTGattcattagaattatcaTTTGCTCTGATCCACAAGGAAAGAAGATCTCAACTTTTAAAAGGTCCTCCTGATGCCACTTTAACCTCTGGTGGTGGGTTAAATGTTTCTACAACTCCATTgatttctaatttaaattctacCGAAATTACTAATTCCCCATCAAAGTATATTCAAACTACAATGTTAGTTGGTGATGTTAGAAACAAGGTATGCATTATTGTAGATGATTTGGTAGATACATCTTACACTGTTACACGTGCTGCTAAACTATTAAAGGATCAGGGTGCTTCAAAAGTATATGCCATTGTTACACATGGTATTTTCTCTGGTGATGCCTTAGCTCGCATTGCTCAAAGTGAGATTGATCAATTTGTTATCTCAAATACTGTCCCACAAGATGAAACTATTTCTGCATTAGGTAAAGATAAAGTTGGTATTATGGACGTCTCTCGTGTCATTGGTGAAGCTATCAGAAGAATTCACAATGGCGAATCAATTTCTATGTTGTTTGAACATGGTTGGTAA